In Salinigranum marinum, one DNA window encodes the following:
- a CDS encoding universal stress protein gives MQRTVAMYNVLVAVDRETDRAARQARYVERLASDGAEITATVLYVVSPETFGRAEDVAFSEVDAAVDAARSLEEAGVPVDRIVGDGGVPQQIVRTAEELDVDEIVMGGHKRTGVTQVLLGSVVHDVVLSAERPVTVAGGSVSFGRDRRTVLVPVDRDADRALDQASYVANLPNAGERVDAVVLYVFPHQDYAGAPPHEFGEVEAAVAVADYLDGRGVSVDRLAPGGEVVRTILDTAEEHDVDGIVMGGRKRSGVQKVILGSTSLDAMLSAERPVTIVG, from the coding sequence ATGCAACGTACGGTCGCGATGTACAACGTGCTCGTGGCAGTCGATCGGGAGACGGATCGGGCGGCCCGGCAGGCGAGATACGTCGAGCGCCTCGCGAGCGACGGTGCGGAGATCACGGCGACGGTCCTCTACGTGGTCTCTCCGGAGACGTTCGGCCGGGCCGAGGACGTGGCGTTCTCGGAGGTCGACGCGGCGGTCGACGCCGCCCGCTCCCTCGAGGAGGCGGGGGTTCCGGTGGACCGGATCGTCGGCGACGGCGGCGTTCCGCAACAGATCGTCCGCACCGCCGAGGAACTCGACGTCGACGAGATCGTGATGGGCGGCCACAAGCGAACGGGCGTGACGCAGGTCCTCCTCGGGAGCGTCGTCCACGACGTCGTGCTCTCGGCCGAGCGACCGGTCACGGTCGCCGGGGGAAGCGTCTCGTTCGGCAGGGACCGGCGGACGGTGCTCGTCCCGGTCGACCGCGACGCCGACCGCGCGCTGGATCAGGCGTCGTACGTGGCGAACCTGCCGAACGCCGGGGAGCGCGTCGACGCGGTCGTGCTGTACGTGTTCCCCCACCAGGACTACGCGGGTGCCCCGCCGCACGAGTTCGGGGAAGTCGAAGCGGCGGTCGCAGTGGCCGACTACCTCGACGGACGGGGAGTGTCCGTCGATCGACTGGCGCCCGGCGGCGAGGTCGTCCGGACGATCCTCGACACCGCCGAGGAGCACGACGTCGACGGGATCGTAATGGGCGGCCGGAAGCGATCCGGTGTCCAGAAGGTGATCCTGGGGAGCACGTCGCTGGACGCCATGCTCTCGGCCGAACGCCCGGTGACGATCGTCGGCTAG